CTACGCCCCCATGCCGAGGCCGCCGTCGATGGGGATCACCGCTCCGGTGACGTAGGAGGCGTCGTCGTGGAGCAGGGCGGCCACGACGTGGGCCAGCTCGTCGGGGCGACCGAAGCGGCCGACGGGGACCATGCTCTCCACCTGGGCGCGGTCGGTCAGCGACATCTGGTCGAGCATCTCGGTCTCGAAGCCCCCGGGCAGGACGCAGTTCACGGTGATGCCTCGCCGGGCGGTGGCGCGGGCCAGTGAGCGGGTGAGGCCGATCAGGCCCGACTTCGCGGCGGCGTAGTGCAGTTGGAACGCGCTGCCCATCACCGCGGTGACCGAGGAGACGTTGACGATGCGGCCGAAGCGCTGGCGCCGCATCGGTTCGAGGACGGCCTGCGTCATGTGGAAGGCGGTCGACAGGTTGGCGCGCAGGCTGCGCTCCCATCCGTCGGGGGTGATCTCGGCGACGAGCCGCTCGTCCAGCGAGCCGGCGTTGTTCACCAGGTGGTCGATGCGGCCGTACCTCGTGAAGACGGACCCGCTCAGCGCGGTGCACGCCTCCGGCTCGCTGACGTCGGCCCGCCGGACGTCGAGCAACGCCGGAGTCTCCACGCCGTGCTGCAGCTTCGCGGCGGCCTCGTCGTCGCTGCGGTAGACCGCGACCACCCGGACGCCCTGGGCGTTGAGCCGAGTCGCGACCGCGGCGCCCAGGCCGCGGGTGCCGCCCGTCACGATGGCGACGCGTGGGGTCGACCCGGTCACGTCGAATCCTTGCGGCGACCGAGCGCCTCCACCGCGGCACGGTGCTCGTCGGTGTCGAAGCTCCGGTCCTCGCCGGCCAGGGCCCGCTCGAAGACGACCCGGGCGGCTGCGGCGACGTAGGCGTCGAGACAGCGCTTCGTCTCCCTCACGGCGAAGGCCGGAAGAGCGGCGATGCGCTCGGCGAGAGCGATGGCCACTGCGAGCACATCGGGACGGGGCACGATCCGATGGACGAGCCCGAGGCGATGGGCCTCCTGGGCCGGCAGCCGGTCGCCGGTGAGGAGGTAGGCGCGCGCCGCGGCCAGGCCGGCCACGAGCGGCCAGAGCACCGCTCCCCCGTCGCCGGGGACGAGCCCGAGGGCGACGTGGGGGTCGGCGAGGTGGGTGTCCTCCGCCATGACGACGATGTCGCACAGCAGGGCCAGCGTGCAGCCGGCGCCGACGGCCGGCCCGTTGATCGCGGCGACGACCGGGACCGACAGCGTGGTCAGCAGGTGGAAGATGTCCCGGCCCTGGCCCAGCACGTCGCGCCGCAGGCCGACGTCGTCGCCCATCGCCCGGATGAGGTCGAGGTCGCCGCCGGCGCTGAAGGCCCGTCCGCTCCCGGTGAGCACGACGGCGCGAACCTCCTCGTCGGCCGCGACGGCTCGGAGCGCCGCGAGGAGGGCTGCGTGCAGGTCCTCGTCGACCGCGTTCAGGGTCGCCGGCCGGTCGAGCGTCAGGATCCGGACCGCGCCACCGTCGGTCCGCACGGGTGGGCTCACAGCTCCACCAGCCGTGGCGCGGTTCCACTGGCGACCAGGTGCCGACCGACGATCGGTGCGAGGTCGGAGGCGCTGCCGAGGAGCCGGTCGAGCACCACCACTCGCTTCATGAGGCGCTGGTACGGGTGCTCGGCGGTGAAGCCGATGCCGGCCAGCACCTGCTGGCAGTGCTTCACGGTGACCTCGCAGGCCTGGCTGGTGACGAGCTTCGCCGTCGCTGCCGCCAGCCCGGGGTCGTCGCTGTCCCATGCCGCCTGGGCCGCGGCCTCGGCCGCGGACACGGCGACGTAGGCCTCGGCCAGCCGGTGACGCACCGCCTGGAACGTGCCGACGAGCTGCCCGAACTGGGCCCGCTCGCGGGCGTGGACGAGGGCGAGCGCGAGCATGGCGCCCAGCGCCCCGCAGATCTGATGGCTGAGGGCACGCCGGCCCGTAGCCTCGGCCACCGACCACCACGCCGACGCCGCCGCGTCACGCGCCAGGACCTCGGCACCGCCACCGTCGACGTGGGCCCGGACGCGGGCGACGTGCAGATCCGGATCGAGGCCCCGGGCGGCGACCACCGAGACGCCCCCGGACACCACGCGGAACAGGGCGACGGCGCCACTCGGCTCGGTCGCCGCGACCACGAGCCACTCGAGGTCGCGTCGGGCTCCGATGCAGAGGCCGTCGACGGTGACGGCGCCGCCGGAGGCACGGCCGGCGGTCGCGGCCCGCGGCGGGGGCACAACGACGGCGACCGAGCGAGGATCCAAGTCGGCCCCGAGCGCCTCGATGCGGGCGGCGAGCACGTCGTGGAACGCGGCCGACCACACGCCCAGGCGGCCCTGCGCCACGAACACGCTGGGGACGGCGACCTCGGGTGCGCTGTCGAGCAGCTCGATCCAGCCGAAGCCGTCGAGGGCGTCGGTCAGCTCCGGCCCGTCGTGACGCGACGCCATCGTCTCGACCGCTGCCTCGAGAAGCTCGATCTCGTCGAGGTTCATCGGCCCGGCCGGGGCAGGTCGAGGACGCGGCCGGCGATGATGTCGCGCTGGATCTCGCTCGTGCCGCCGTAGATCGTGGCGGCCCGGGAGTACAGCCACTCCTTGCGGAACCGGTCGGCTCGAGACGTGTCGTCGAGCTCGACCGATCCGGCGAGGATCAGCCGGCTGGCGTCGAAGACGGCCTGGTCGGCGGCCGCGATGAGGATCTTGTCGACCGACGAGTCAGGCCCGCTGACGTTGCCCTCGGCGAACCGGTGCTGCGTGAGCCGGGAGCGGGCCCGCAGCGCGAACACCGCGGCGAAGGCCTTGCCGAGCAGGCGTTCCGCCTCGTGGTCGCCGGGCTCGACGAGCGTCGCGACCTCACCCAGGTGGTGGAGCAGCCAGCCCCCTCGTTGCCAGAAGATGGGGCCGCGTTCGCAGGCGAGGATGTGCTGGGCAACCTCCCAGCCCTGGCCTCGGGCGCCCAGCATGCTCCAGGTGGGGACGCGGACGTTGTCGAAGAAGGTCTCGCAGAACTCGTCGACGTCGGCCATCGTGTCGAGCGGCCGCACGTGCAGCCCCGGCGAGCCCATGTCGACGAAGAACGCGGTGATGCCCCGGGACCCGGACTCGGGCCCTTCGGTCCGGGCGAGCACGATGCAGTGCGAGGCATGGTGGGCCCAGCTCGTCCAGAGCTTCTGGCCGCTGATCACCCAGTCGTCGCCATCCGGTCGGGCG
The Acidimicrobiales bacterium genome window above contains:
- a CDS encoding SDR family oxidoreductase, coding for MTGSTPRVAIVTGGTRGLGAAVATRLNAQGVRVVAVYRSDDEAAAKLQHGVETPALLDVRRADVSEPEACTALSGSVFTRYGRIDHLVNNAGSLDERLVAEITPDGWERSLRANLSTAFHMTQAVLEPMRRQRFGRIVNVSSVTAVMGSAFQLHYAAAKSGLIGLTRSLARATARRGITVNCVLPGGFETEMLDQMSLTDRAQVESMVPVGRFGRPDELAHVVAALLHDDASYVTGAVIPIDGGLGMGA
- a CDS encoding enoyl-CoA hydratase/isomerase family protein — encoded protein: MRTDGGAVRILTLDRPATLNAVDEDLHAALLAALRAVAADEEVRAVVLTGSGRAFSAGGDLDLIRAMGDDVGLRRDVLGQGRDIFHLLTTLSVPVVAAINGPAVGAGCTLALLCDIVVMAEDTHLADPHVALGLVPGDGGAVLWPLVAGLAAARAYLLTGDRLPAQEAHRLGLVHRIVPRPDVLAVAIALAERIAALPAFAVRETKRCLDAYVAAAARVVFERALAGEDRSFDTDEHRAAVEALGRRKDST
- a CDS encoding acyl-CoA dehydrogenase family protein; this encodes MNLDEIELLEAAVETMASRHDGPELTDALDGFGWIELLDSAPEVAVPSVFVAQGRLGVWSAAFHDVLAARIEALGADLDPRSVAVVVPPPRAATAGRASGGAVTVDGLCIGARRDLEWLVVAATEPSGAVALFRVVSGGVSVVAARGLDPDLHVARVRAHVDGGGAEVLARDAAASAWWSVAEATGRRALSHQICGALGAMLALALVHARERAQFGQLVGTFQAVRHRLAEAYVAVSAAEAAAQAAWDSDDPGLAAATAKLVTSQACEVTVKHCQQVLAGIGFTAEHPYQRLMKRVVVLDRLLGSASDLAPIVGRHLVASGTAPRLVEL
- a CDS encoding acyl-CoA dehydrogenase family protein, encoding MTRAALADATRDGQATLWFRARLTDWIDEHLDELTPDYPDHGTTEQLLAHQRQVQRLLFDAGWMRWGWPEDVGGLGGTPLFRAVLGEELTGRGLVHSAAYSMPEVLAPAVVRFADSALAAAALPPLLRGDDLWCQGFSEPDAGSDLGSLRTTARPDGDDWVISGQKLWTSWAHHASHCIVLARTEGPESGSRGITAFFVDMGSPGLHVRPLDTMADVDEFCETFFDNVRVPTWSMLGARGQGWEVAQHILACERGPIFWQRGGWLLHHLGEVATLVEPGDHEAERLLGKAFAAVFALRARSRLTQHRFAEGNVSGPDSSVDKILIAAADQAVFDASRLILAGSVELDDTSRADRFRKEWLYSRAATIYGGTSEIQRDIIAGRVLDLPRPGR